One Leisingera sp. M658 genomic window carries:
- a CDS encoding ATP-dependent Clp protease proteolytic subunit, protein MIDPRETYMNTLVPMVVEQTSRGERAYDIFSRLLKERIIFLNGPVHDGMSSLIVAQLLHLEAENPSKEISMYINSPGGVVTSGLSIYDTMQYIKPKVSTLVIGQAASMGSLLLTAGEKGMRFSLPNSRVMVHQPSGGFQGQATDIMIHAEETLKLKKRLNEIYVKHTGQEYDKIVDALERDNFMAPEEAKEFGLIDEIVENRAKGDEEQA, encoded by the coding sequence ATGATTGATCCCAGAGAAACATACATGAATACCCTGGTCCCGATGGTGGTGGAGCAGACCAGCCGGGGCGAGCGGGCCTATGACATTTTTTCCCGCCTGCTGAAGGAGCGGATCATCTTTCTGAATGGTCCGGTGCATGACGGCATGAGTTCACTGATCGTGGCGCAGCTGCTGCATCTTGAGGCGGAAAACCCGTCCAAGGAAATCTCCATGTACATCAACAGCCCCGGCGGCGTGGTGACGAGCGGCCTGTCGATCTATGACACCATGCAGTACATCAAGCCCAAGGTTTCGACCCTGGTGATCGGCCAGGCGGCCTCGATGGGGTCGCTGCTGCTGACCGCCGGCGAAAAAGGCATGCGGTTCAGCCTGCCCAATTCCCGGGTGATGGTGCACCAGCCCTCCGGCGGGTTCCAGGGCCAGGCGACCGATATCATGATCCACGCCGAGGAAACCCTGAAGCTGAAGAAGCGCCTGAACGAGATCTACGTCAAGCACACCGGCCAGGAATACGACAAGATCGTCGATGCGCTGGAGCGGGACAATTTCATGGCGCCGGAAGAAGCCAAAGAGTTCGGCCTGATCGATGAGATCGTCGAAAACCGCGCCAAAGGCGACGAAGAGCAGGCGTAA
- a CDS encoding GlxA family transcriptional regulator, giving the protein MADDSFVQKGAAANLAVPFEGEPQDFYFLLLPKATMLPVAAAIEPLRIANQVTGTRLYRWYIMTEDGQPLHCSNGMVITPDTPLQPLPSDSLGFVCAGVEPQNTASEITLNWLRRESRFGRSIGGICTGAFALAQAGLIKNHKFTLHWENQPGFLESYPNLDPSPNIFEISGPLMTCGGGNAATDMMLHLIEERHGKQLAIIVADMCLHVRSGGQAAPQKSNYAVAIGSRNQRLLNALQLMQESIEEPLSIGELCDRLDISRRQLERLFSRYLNQSPMHVYFDMRLSHAFALMNETSMSVTEIALASGFNSATHFSRQFKRKFGASPHFFRKGWS; this is encoded by the coding sequence ATGGCTGATGACAGTTTCGTTCAGAAAGGCGCCGCCGCCAATCTCGCCGTTCCCTTTGAGGGCGAGCCGCAGGATTTTTATTTCCTGCTGCTGCCCAAGGCAACAATGCTGCCGGTGGCCGCCGCCATCGAACCTTTGCGCATTGCCAATCAGGTGACCGGCACCCGGCTGTACCGCTGGTACATCATGACCGAAGACGGCCAGCCGCTGCATTGCTCCAATGGCATGGTGATCACGCCGGACACACCGCTGCAGCCGCTGCCCTCGGATTCGCTGGGCTTTGTCTGCGCCGGCGTGGAGCCGCAAAATACGGCCAGCGAGATCACCCTGAACTGGCTGCGCCGCGAAAGCCGCTTTGGCCGCTCCATCGGCGGCATCTGCACTGGTGCCTTTGCCCTGGCCCAGGCCGGACTGATCAAGAACCACAAATTCACGCTGCACTGGGAAAACCAGCCGGGTTTCCTGGAAAGCTACCCGAACCTGGACCCCTCGCCCAACATCTTTGAAATCTCCGGCCCGCTGATGACCTGCGGCGGCGGCAATGCGGCCACCGACATGATGCTGCACCTGATCGAGGAGCGCCACGGCAAGCAGCTGGCGATCATTGTCGCCGACATGTGCCTGCATGTGCGCTCCGGCGGCCAGGCGGCGCCGCAGAAATCGAATTATGCGGTGGCCATCGGCAGCCGCAACCAGCGTCTGCTGAACGCGCTGCAGCTGATGCAGGAATCGATCGAGGAGCCGCTGTCGATCGGCGAACTTTGCGACCGGCTGGATATTTCCCGCCGCCAGCTGGAGCGGCTGTTCTCGCGCTACCTGAACCAAAGCCCGATGCATGTCTATTTCGACATGCGCCTCAGCCACGCCTTTGCGCTGATGAACGAAACCTCGATGAGCGTTACCGAAATTGCGCTCGCCTCGGGTTTCAATTCGGCCACGCATTTCTCACGCCAGTTCAAGCGCAAGTTCGGCGCCTCCCCGCATTTCTTCCGCAAAGGCTGGAGCTGA